A genomic window from Dermacentor silvarum isolate Dsil-2018 chromosome 9, BIME_Dsil_1.4, whole genome shotgun sequence includes:
- the LOC119464986 gene encoding uncharacterized protein LOC119464986 produces MADDEDASAAEDKSTADSSAVSTADAGKPGAGGGGRTLVTLLLVFMFLALVGGAAVYAFVLSGGGDESPANGTANATTGGGAAGGGPSVDAVSTEATADEQTEKPKQPAVGPADPAQVPPPPPPNQVPPLNPAQVPPPVPPNVPPPVPPNVPLPDPAHVPPDPANVPPDPANVPPASPGGPILLQQRNQPVQPEDSLIEERQNETEPAKASMVESSEGREKAGDNSTADHEGSTSRSTAPAQ; encoded by the coding sequence ATGGCGGATGACGAGGATGCCTCTGCCGCGGAAGACAAGAGCACCGCCGACTCCTCCGCCGTGAGCACCGCCGACGCCGGCAAGCCCGGTGCAGGCGGCGGTGGAAGGACGCTGGTGACGCTCTTGCTGGTCTTCATGTTCCTGGCGCTAGTGGGCGGCGCCGCCGTCTATGCCTTCGTTCTCAGCGGGGGTGGCGACGAGTCGCCGGCCAATGGGACGGCCAATGCAACCACCGGGGGAGGAGCCGCAGGTGGAGGACCGTCGGTGGACGCGGTCTCTACAGAGGCGACCGCTGATGAGCAGACCGAGAAGCCTAAGCAGCCAGCCGTGGGTCCGGCGGATCCAGCCCAAgttccgccgccgccaccaccaaaCCAAGTTCCGCCGCTGAATCCAGCCCAAGTTCCGCCGCCTGTTCCACCCAATGTTCCGCCGCCTGTTCCACCCAATGTTCCGCTGCCTGATCCAGCCCATGTTCCGCCTGATCCAGCCAATGTTCCGCCTGATCCAGCCAATGTTCCGCCGGCTTCACCCGGCGGTCCTATCCTACTTCAGCAGCGCAATCAACCCGTCCAGCCTGAAGATTCCCTTATAGAAGAGCGACAGAATGAGACTGAACCAGCAAAGGCTAGCATGGTCGAGTCGAGCGAAGGACGCGAGAAGGCGGGTGACAACAGCACAGCGGACCACGAAGGCAGCACGTCGCGAAGCACGGCCCCCGCTCAATAA